The Synchiropus splendidus isolate RoL2022-P1 chromosome 1, RoL_Sspl_1.0, whole genome shotgun sequence genome includes a window with the following:
- the abhd17c gene encoding alpha/beta hydrolase domain-containing protein 17C — protein sequence MPEAGPRMNGFSLGELCWFFCCPPCPSRIAAKLAFLPPEPSYSVHTDAGGASSLRLTERADWQYSQRELEAVEVFTTRSSRGNRVGCMFVRCAPGSRYTLLFSHGNAVDLGQMCSFYIGLGSRINCNVFSYDYSGYGVSTGRPSEKNLYADIEAAWQVLRTKYGVMPENIILYGQSIGTVPTVDLAARYECAAVILHSPLMSGLRVAFPETRKTYCFDAFPSIDKVSKVASPVLVIHGTEDEVIDFSHGLAMYERCPRAVEPLWVEGAGHNDIELYAQYLERLKQFISFELAAS from the exons ATGCCCGAAGCAGGCCCGAGGATGAATGGCTTCTCCCTGGGCGAACTCTGCTGGTTCTTCTGCTGCCCGCCGTGCCCCAGTCGCATCGCGGCCAAGCTCGCCTTCCTCCCGCCGGAGCCCAGCTACTCGGTGCACACGGACGCCGGCGGCGCCAGCAGCCTGCGCCTGACGGAGCGCGCGGACTGGCAGTACTCCCAGCGCGAGCTGGAGGCCGTGGAGGTGTTCACCACCCGCAGCAGCCGGGGGAACCGCGTGGGCTGCATGTTCGTGCGCTGCGCCCCCGGCAGCCGCTACACGCTGCTCTTCTCCCACGGCAACGCCGTGGACCTGGGCCAGATGTGCAGCTTCTACATCGGCCTGGGCTCCAGGATCAACTGCAACGTGTTCTCCTACGACTACTCGGGATATGGGGTCAGCACGGGCAGGCCGTCCGAGAAGAACCTGTACGCGGACATCGAGGCGGCCTGGCAGGTCCTGAGGACCAA ATACGGTGTCATGCCTGAAAACATCATCTTGTACGGCCAGAGCATCGGCACCGTGCCAACTGTCGACCTCGCTGCTCGATACGAGTGTGCTGCCGTCATCCTGCACTCACCGCTCATGTCGGGACTCCGGGTGGCCTTCCCAGAAACACGCAAGACCTACTGCTTCGATGCCTTCCCCAG TATCGACAAAGTGTCCAAGGTGGCGTCTCCGGTGCTGGTGATCCACGGCACCGAGGACGAGGTGATCGACTTCTCCCACGGCCTGGCCATGTACGAGCGCTGCCCGCGAGCCGTGGAGCCCCTCTGGGTGGAAGGTGCCGGCCACAACGACATCGAGCTCTACGCCCAGTACCTGGAGAGACTCAAGCAGTTCATTTCTTTTGAGCTGGCCGCCTCCTAA